One window from the genome of Salvia splendens isolate huo1 chromosome 9, SspV2, whole genome shotgun sequence encodes:
- the LOC121747542 gene encoding probable pectinesterase/pectinesterase inhibitor 32, producing the protein MGRVTGTRNVIDDVKTLLSGALTNHYTCIEGFDGTNGVVKSLVSGSLDHVTALVLNLLSMVKSNSGRGGRRLTSSDQFPHGIKSHDRKLLQSASGATADAVVAADGTGNFSSVAEAVRAAPEYSTRKYVIYVKRGVYEEYVEIGKKKWNIMMIGDGVDATVISGNRSLVDGWTTYRCTTFAKSIPAAHSVHFTVI; encoded by the exons ATG GGAAGAGTAACGGGCACCAGAAATGTGATTGACGACGTGAAGACGTTACTGAGCGGAGCTTTGACGAATCATTACACTTGCATAGAAGGATTTGACGGCACAAACGGCGTCGTAAAAAGCTTGGTTTCTGGCAGCTTAGACCACGTCACCGCATTAGTCCTCAACCTTCTCTCCATGGTCAAGTCCAATTCAGGCCGCGGCGGTAGAAGATTGACGAGCAGCGATCAATTTCCACACGGGATCAAATCCCACGACCGGAAACTCCTCCAATCCGCCAGCGGCGCCACTGCGGACGCGGTGGTTGCTGCAGACGGGACCGGGAACTTCAGCAGCGTCGCGGAAGCGGTCCGGGCAGCGCCTGAGTATAGCACCAGGAAATACGTTATATACGTAAAGCGAGGTGTGTATGAGGAGTATGTGGAGATCGGGAAGAAGAAATGGAACATAATGATGATCGGCGACGGCGTTGATGCGACGGTTATTTCTGGTAATCGCAGCCTTGTTGATGGCTGGACTACTTACCGCTGTACTACATTTG CTAAAAGCATTCCGGCCGCGCATTCCGTGCATTTCACTGTAATTTAA